The following proteins are co-located in the Corynebacterium kalinowskii genome:
- the ctaC gene encoding aa3-type cytochrome oxidase subunit II — MEQRNKRSFQRKALLTGVLGAGSLALAGCDVAPPENGFFDALRMGWPKGITPEATAMGNFWVWVWVTAWIIGIIMWGLMIWTMGAFSAKKAAKAGKDEFPKQLQYNVPLELVLTIMPIFIVMALFFFTVPTQDKVTALDKDPKVTVDVTGYQWNWKFGYAKVDADLSPTGSEYQGVDQERQAQAEKSKIDEAYMEEHGVGGPIHGKSKSDVSFLHFNKIETLGTTDEVPVLVLPSQTPIEFNLASADVAHSFWVPEFLFKRDAFPNPEANKSQRVFQVEKIEEEGAFVGRCAEMCGTYHAMMNFEIRVVSPEKFKQYMEFRNQNPQAPNSEALKTIGEAPYATSTSPFVSGRTATRDTENTVDLNEAAK; from the coding sequence GTGGAACAGCGAAACAAGCGCAGCTTTCAACGTAAAGCGCTGCTCACCGGCGTACTTGGCGCGGGAAGCCTCGCTCTTGCTGGTTGTGACGTAGCACCGCCAGAGAACGGTTTTTTCGACGCCCTACGCATGGGTTGGCCGAAGGGTATTACGCCTGAAGCTACCGCTATGGGCAACTTCTGGGTGTGGGTCTGGGTAACCGCATGGATCATCGGCATCATCATGTGGGGTCTCATGATCTGGACCATGGGTGCGTTTTCTGCAAAGAAGGCAGCAAAGGCTGGCAAGGATGAATTCCCTAAGCAGCTGCAGTACAACGTTCCTCTGGAGCTCGTGCTGACCATCATGCCGATCTTCATCGTCATGGCTCTGTTCTTCTTCACGGTTCCGACCCAGGATAAGGTCACCGCACTGGACAAGGATCCAAAGGTCACTGTCGATGTGACTGGCTACCAGTGGAACTGGAAGTTTGGTTACGCCAAGGTTGATGCCGATCTGTCTCCAACCGGATCCGAGTACCAGGGTGTGGACCAGGAGCGTCAGGCACAGGCTGAAAAGTCCAAGATTGACGAGGCCTACATGGAAGAGCACGGTGTTGGCGGCCCAATTCACGGCAAGTCCAAATCCGATGTTTCTTTCCTTCACTTCAACAAGATTGAAACCCTGGGTACCACGGACGAAGTTCCAGTACTGGTTCTTCCTTCCCAGACCCCAATCGAGTTCAATCTCGCCTCCGCTGACGTAGCTCACTCCTTCTGGGTGCCTGAGTTCCTGTTCAAGCGAGATGCGTTCCCTAACCCGGAGGCCAACAAGTCTCAGCGAGTCTTCCAGGTGGAAAAGATTGAAGAAGAGGGCGCATTCGTTGGTCGCTGTGCCGAGATGTGCGGCACTTACCACGCTATGATGAACTTCGAGATCCGCGTTGTTTCTCCAGAGAAGTTCAAGCAGTACATGGAATTCCGTAACCAGAATCCTCAGGCGCCTAACTCTGAAGCGCTGAAGACCATCGGCGAGGCACCTTACGCAACGTCTACCTCTCCATTCGTCTCCGGTCGCACCGCAACCCGCGACACCGAGAACACCGTCGACCTCAACGAAGCCGCAAAGTAA
- the ctaF gene encoding aa3-type cytochrome oxidase subunit IV produces the protein MKSSAKIMYGLATFLLIVTTIYFVSTAHLADNGNIQGIEWAGGTGLVLATGLCLMLGVYFHFTERQMDLLPEDWEQAEIEDGTGMLGFFSPGSVWPAVMSGSVAVLGFGIVYMHYWLIAFGAMLLIWSSTMLNLQYGIPKEKH, from the coding sequence ATGAAATCTAGCGCCAAGATTATGTACGGGTTGGCAACGTTCCTTTTGATCGTGACCACGATCTACTTCGTATCCACCGCGCATCTTGCTGACAACGGCAACATTCAGGGCATTGAGTGGGCAGGCGGCACGGGTCTCGTGCTTGCTACCGGTCTCTGCCTTATGCTCGGCGTCTACTTCCACTTCACTGAACGCCAAATGGATCTGCTCCCCGAAGACTGGGAGCAGGCGGAGATCGAAGACGGCACTGGTATGCTCGGCTTCTTTAGCCCTGGCTCTGTCTGGCCGGCTGTCATGTCTGGTTCCGTCGCTGTCCTCGGCTTCGGTATTGTCTACATGCACTACTGGCTGATCGCTTTCGGTGCAATGCTGCTGATCTGGTCTTCCACCATGCTGAACCTTCAGTACGGCATCCCGAAGGAAAAGCACTAA
- the ctaE gene encoding aa3-type cytochrome oxidase subunit III, protein MTSAVGNTGMAAPQRVVALNRPNMVSVGTIVFLSQELMFFAGLFAMYFVSRANGQGEAWDWGTGHLNVPYALAITVILVSSSFTAQAGVFAAERGDVFKLRMWYAITVLLGSIFLIGQANEYITLVHHGLTIQNSVYGSAFYITTGFHAAHVLAGVLGFVVVLLRIAKSKFTPAQATAAMAVSYYWHFVDVVWIGLFITIYFIQ, encoded by the coding sequence GTGACGAGCGCAGTTGGAAATACAGGTATGGCAGCACCACAGCGTGTTGTGGCACTGAACCGACCAAATATGGTCAGTGTCGGCACGATTGTGTTCCTGTCTCAGGAATTGATGTTCTTTGCTGGTCTTTTCGCGATGTACTTTGTATCTCGCGCTAACGGCCAGGGAGAAGCGTGGGATTGGGGTACTGGACACCTCAATGTCCCTTACGCATTGGCAATCACCGTAATCTTGGTGTCGTCTTCTTTTACGGCCCAAGCAGGTGTCTTCGCAGCAGAACGCGGCGATGTGTTTAAGCTCCGTATGTGGTACGCGATCACCGTTCTTTTGGGATCGATCTTCCTCATCGGCCAGGCAAACGAATACATCACCTTGGTTCACCATGGACTGACGATTCAGAACTCCGTCTATGGTTCCGCGTTTTACATTACGACTGGCTTCCACGCCGCCCACGTCCTCGCTGGCGTGCTCGGTTTCGTGGTTGTCCTGCTTCGTATTGCGAAGTCTAAGTTCACCCCGGCTCAGGCAACCGCGGCAATGGCAGTGTCTTACTACTGGCACTTCGTTGACGTCGTCTGGATCGGCCTCTTTATCACCATTTACTTCATTCAGTAG
- the qcrC gene encoding cytochrome bc1 complex diheme cytochrome c subunit, whose product MMDTNPEQQGTVADAPSTAKKVKSRRKVRRTVAGAMALTFGLTSAGFLASAFTPDAQVVTANVDDKALVAEGKDLYDVACITCHGVNLQGVEGRGPSLIGVGEGAVYFQVHSGRMPMLRNEAQAARKAPRYNEHQTLAIAAYVNANGGGPEIARDENGNIAMESLRGKNFDGQIDPADVARGSELFRLNCASCHNFTGRGGALSSGKYAPYLDPANEQEIYQAMLTGPQNMPKFSDRQLTEDEKKDIIAFIKNSKETPSPGGYALGGLGPVAEGMLMWLIGIAAVIGAALWIGSRS is encoded by the coding sequence ATGATGGATACCAACCCAGAGCAGCAAGGGACCGTGGCTGACGCCCCGTCCACTGCTAAGAAGGTCAAGAGTCGTCGAAAGGTGCGCCGCACTGTTGCGGGCGCCATGGCGCTTACTTTTGGCCTTACCAGCGCAGGCTTCCTCGCCTCCGCATTCACCCCAGACGCACAGGTAGTTACCGCCAACGTAGATGACAAGGCACTCGTGGCAGAGGGCAAGGACCTCTACGACGTTGCTTGTATCACCTGCCACGGCGTTAACCTGCAGGGTGTTGAAGGTCGTGGACCTTCCTTGATCGGTGTCGGCGAAGGTGCCGTCTACTTCCAGGTTCACTCCGGACGCATGCCAATGCTGCGTAACGAAGCTCAGGCTGCCCGTAAGGCACCTCGCTACAACGAGCACCAGACGTTGGCAATCGCTGCCTACGTCAACGCTAATGGTGGTGGCCCAGAGATCGCCCGCGACGAAAATGGCAACATTGCAATGGAATCCTTGCGCGGCAAGAATTTCGACGGTCAGATTGACCCAGCAGACGTAGCCCGCGGCTCCGAGCTGTTCCGTCTGAACTGTGCATCCTGCCACAACTTCACTGGTCGTGGTGGCGCACTGTCTTCCGGTAAGTACGCTCCATACCTGGATCCTGCTAACGAGCAGGAAATCTACCAGGCTATGCTCACCGGACCTCAGAACATGCCTAAGTTCTCTGACCGTCAGCTGACGGAAGATGAGAAGAAAGACATCATCGCCTTCATCAAGAACTCAAAGGAAACCCCTAGCCCAGGTGGCTACGCTCTTGGTGGGCTCGGCCCAGTGGCCGAAGGCATGCTGATGTGGCTTATCGGTATCGCCGCAGTTATCGGCGCTGCTTTGTGGATTGGATCTCGCTCATGA
- the qcrA gene encoding cytochrome bc1 complex Rieske iron-sulfur subunit, with translation MSNNEVKKYSAKELAGMSNEELARIGTELDEVTVAFRKERFPVEGDPAEKRAERTVTIWFALAAVFALAFMATYIWWPWEYKGHGQEGLGIYSLYTPMLGLTMGLSILSLGFGLTLFQKKFVPEEISVQRRHDGPSDEVDRQTLVALLNDSWETSTLGRRKMLKGIAGTSAALAGLAIIFPLGGMIKNPWKKKEGPLDYFGDGTLWTSGWTKANEGTKIYLGRDTSAIAEKHGEHFSTVGVTRLVRMRPEDLSAAAMETVFPLYEEDVNDGDQYDEKRDVYEMHMHSIHGPRNAVMLIRLRSADADKVIEREGQEDFHYGDYYAYSKICTHIGCPTSLYEAQTNRILCPCHQSQFDALRYGKPLFGPAARALPQLPITVDEEGYLVAAGNFIEPVGPAFWERKS, from the coding sequence ATGAGCAATAACGAAGTAAAGAAGTACAGCGCCAAGGAATTGGCCGGAATGTCCAACGAAGAGCTCGCCCGCATCGGTACCGAGCTGGACGAAGTAACCGTTGCATTCCGCAAGGAGCGTTTCCCAGTAGAGGGCGATCCTGCAGAGAAGCGTGCTGAGCGCACAGTTACTATCTGGTTCGCTCTCGCGGCTGTTTTCGCACTCGCATTCATGGCTACCTACATCTGGTGGCCATGGGAGTACAAGGGTCATGGCCAGGAAGGTCTGGGCATTTACTCCCTGTACACTCCAATGCTTGGCTTGACCATGGGCCTGAGCATCCTGAGCCTGGGCTTCGGCTTGACTCTGTTCCAGAAGAAGTTTGTTCCCGAGGAAATCTCGGTTCAGCGTCGCCACGACGGCCCTTCTGATGAAGTTGACCGTCAGACTCTGGTTGCACTGCTGAACGACTCTTGGGAGACCTCGACTCTGGGGCGTCGCAAGATGCTGAAGGGCATTGCAGGTACATCGGCAGCTCTTGCCGGCCTGGCGATCATCTTCCCACTCGGTGGCATGATCAAGAACCCATGGAAGAAGAAGGAAGGCCCGCTGGACTACTTCGGCGACGGCACTCTGTGGACTTCCGGCTGGACCAAGGCTAACGAAGGTACCAAGATCTACCTCGGTCGCGACACCTCCGCCATTGCCGAAAAGCACGGCGAGCACTTCAGCACCGTAGGCGTCACCCGCCTGGTGCGCATGCGTCCTGAGGATCTCTCCGCAGCCGCTATGGAAACCGTCTTCCCACTGTACGAAGAAGATGTCAACGATGGTGACCAGTACGACGAGAAGCGCGACGTGTACGAGATGCACATGCACTCCATTCACGGTCCACGCAACGCCGTTATGCTGATCCGTCTTCGCAGCGCAGATGCCGATAAGGTCATCGAGCGCGAAGGCCAGGAGGACTTCCACTACGGCGACTACTACGCGTACTCCAAGATCTGTACGCACATTGGTTGCCCAACCTCCCTCTACGAAGCACAGACCAACCGTATTCTTTGCCCTTGCCACCAGTCGCAGTTCGACGCTCTGCGCTACGGCAAGCCACTGTTCGGTCCGGCCGCACGTGCACTGCCACAGCTGCCGATCACCGTGGACGAAGAGGGCTACCTCGTCGCTGCAGGCAACTTCATCGAGCCTGTCGGCCCTGCATTCTGGGAGCGTAAGTCATAA
- the qcrB gene encoding cytochrome bc1 complex cytochrome b subunit, which translates to MSNKLAEIGNNIDSRYTISGMVRTQINKVFPTHWSFMLGEVALYSFIILLLSGIYLTLFFDPSITKVIYDGAYAPLNGVEMSRAYATALNISFEVRGGLFIRQLHHWAALMFAVSIMVHMMRIFFTGAFRRPREANWIIGCILLILSVAEGFMGYSLPDDLLSGVGLRIMSAIVVSLPIIGTWMHWAIFGGDFPSDIMLDRFYILHVLLIPGIILALIAAHLAIVWYQKHTQFPGPGRAENNVVGVRILPVFAVKSVAYGLFTFGVLALMAGVTTINAIWNIGPYNPSQVSAGSQPDIYMLWTDGAARVMPAWELYLGNYTIPAVFWVAIMLGILVVLLFAYPWIEKKITGDDAHHNLLQRPRDVPVRTALGAMALMFYFLLTLSGGNDLFAYHFQISLNAMTWVGRIGLIILPPITYFITYRICLGLQRSDREVLEHGIETGVIHQLSNGSFIEVHQPLGPVDEHGHPVPLPYAGAKVPKQMNELGFADSMSHGSAFKSDSEEIVAKKNALAHENHEEEVRMFEDLQDTIRAEDKDKGF; encoded by the coding sequence ATGAGCAACAAACTCGCTGAAATCGGCAACAATATCGACTCCCGGTACACCATCTCCGGCATGGTTCGTACCCAGATCAACAAGGTCTTCCCAACGCACTGGTCCTTCATGCTTGGTGAAGTCGCACTGTACAGCTTCATTATTCTGCTGCTGTCCGGTATCTACCTGACCCTCTTCTTTGATCCATCGATCACCAAGGTCATCTACGACGGTGCCTACGCTCCGCTCAATGGTGTCGAGATGTCTCGCGCTTACGCGACTGCTCTGAACATCTCCTTTGAGGTTCGTGGCGGCCTGTTCATCCGTCAGCTGCACCACTGGGCTGCACTGATGTTCGCAGTGTCCATCATGGTTCACATGATGCGTATCTTCTTCACGGGTGCTTTCCGACGCCCACGTGAGGCTAACTGGATCATTGGTTGTATCCTGCTGATCCTGTCCGTGGCTGAAGGCTTCATGGGTTACTCCCTGCCTGACGACCTGCTCTCCGGTGTCGGCCTGCGAATCATGTCCGCCATTGTCGTGTCCCTGCCAATCATTGGTACGTGGATGCACTGGGCAATCTTCGGTGGCGACTTCCCATCGGACATCATGCTGGACCGTTTCTACATCCTGCACGTTCTTCTGATCCCAGGCATCATCCTGGCTCTGATCGCCGCTCACCTGGCTATCGTGTGGTACCAGAAGCACACCCAGTTCCCTGGACCTGGTCGTGCGGAGAACAACGTTGTCGGTGTCCGTATTCTCCCAGTCTTCGCTGTGAAGTCTGTAGCGTACGGTCTGTTCACCTTCGGTGTCCTGGCTCTGATGGCTGGTGTCACTACCATCAACGCCATCTGGAACATCGGTCCTTACAACCCATCTCAGGTTTCCGCTGGTTCCCAGCCGGATATCTACATGCTGTGGACTGATGGTGCTGCTCGTGTCATGCCGGCATGGGAGCTCTACCTGGGCAACTACACCATTCCTGCAGTGTTCTGGGTAGCCATCATGCTGGGTATTCTGGTTGTCCTGTTGTTCGCTTACCCATGGATCGAGAAGAAGATCACCGGCGACGACGCTCACCACAACCTGCTGCAGCGTCCGCGTGACGTCCCAGTGCGTACCGCACTCGGCGCCATGGCTCTGATGTTCTACTTCCTGCTCACGTTGTCTGGCGGTAACGACCTGTTCGCTTACCACTTCCAGATTTCCCTGAACGCGATGACGTGGGTTGGTCGTATCGGCCTGATCATCCTGCCTCCGATCACTTACTTCATCACCTACCGCATTTGCCTGGGTCTGCAGCGCTCCGACCGCGAGGTTCTGGAGCACGGCATCGAGACCGGTGTGATCCACCAGCTGTCTAATGGTTCCTTCATCGAGGTTCACCAGCCTCTGGGCCCAGTTGACGAGCATGGTCACCCAGTTCCACTGCCTTACGCCGGCGCAAAGGTGCCGAAGCAGATGAACGAACTCGGTTTCGCAGACTCCATGAGCCACGGCTCTGCCTTCAAGTCTGACTCCGAGGAGATCGTGGCTAAGAAGAACGCTCTGGCTCACGAGAACCACGAGGAAGAAGTTCGCATGTTCGAGGATCTGCAGGACACCATCCGCGCAGAAGACAAGGACAAGGGCTTCTAA
- a CDS encoding C40 family peptidase, translating to MGNHARFNARFATKATASAVAVGAAVTMAQPAQAVPVIVQNTGITVEVPGLENVPNIANVPGVSQWVPSMAGQAEVVSYAAVNEAAAPAAAPQVSNGQAVVDAARTKIGSPYVYGAAGPSAFDCSGLTSWAYSQVGKAIPRTSYAQAAQGTPVSRDQLQPGDIIAFYSGASHVGIYTGNGTVIHALTEGTPLSESPIDYMPYHSAVRF from the coding sequence ATGGGTAACCACGCCCGCTTTAACGCACGTTTCGCTACCAAGGCCACCGCATCTGCAGTAGCTGTCGGCGCAGCCGTCACCATGGCTCAGCCAGCACAGGCTGTGCCTGTCATTGTTCAAAACACCGGCATTACCGTCGAGGTTCCCGGCCTGGAGAACGTACCGAACATCGCTAACGTCCCTGGCGTCTCCCAGTGGGTGCCTTCCATGGCTGGCCAGGCTGAAGTTGTGAGCTACGCTGCTGTGAACGAAGCCGCTGCTCCTGCAGCTGCACCACAGGTATCGAACGGCCAGGCTGTCGTTGATGCAGCTCGCACCAAGATCGGCTCTCCTTACGTCTACGGTGCCGCAGGCCCAAGCGCTTTTGACTGCTCTGGTCTGACTTCCTGGGCATACAGCCAGGTTGGCAAGGCTATCCCGCGTACCTCTTATGCGCAGGCTGCCCAGGGAACCCCAGTTTCCCGCGATCAGCTGCAGCCAGGCGATATCATCGCTTTCTACAGCGGTGCATCCCACGTTGGTATCTACACCGGCAACGGCACTGTGATTCACGCTCTGACTGAGGGAACCCCACTGTCTGAGTCTCCGATCGACTACATGCCGTACCACTCCGCAGTGCGTTTCTAA
- a CDS encoding C40 family peptidase: MALNKAACAAILAAAAVVSVGVVPSAVADPVVTSERVAPETPRDMDSLMKELSESSDKVSAQNEEFKQLQVEIEGKEKDLASVKEQARAAEEAGNAAREQEREAKKVVDKLAASKYRGSVVDPLTTVINANGPQNAIDRSAYMSAYVRKAQEALDTQREKSAEAGRLLDEAARLEAESQFQFNELEAKRTQLEKRDEELKKRIEEIKKSIDSLSPDDRSAWENKNGPVSHDLAGITSTNAEGMKALEAAMTKIGAPYGWGAAGPNQFDCSGLVVWSYAQQGKSLPRTSQAQMAGGMPVSRGDLQPGDVVGFYPGATHVGIYAGDGKIVHASDYGIPLQVVNMDSMPFYGARRY, translated from the coding sequence ATGGCACTCAATAAAGCTGCCTGCGCGGCCATCCTCGCTGCAGCTGCAGTGGTTTCCGTTGGTGTAGTTCCCAGCGCTGTTGCTGATCCCGTTGTAACGAGCGAGCGGGTGGCACCAGAGACTCCTCGAGACATGGACAGTCTCATGAAGGAGCTGTCCGAATCCTCGGATAAGGTCTCTGCGCAGAATGAGGAATTCAAACAGCTGCAGGTTGAGATTGAAGGCAAAGAAAAGGACCTGGCATCCGTAAAGGAGCAGGCTCGCGCAGCGGAAGAAGCGGGAAATGCGGCGCGGGAGCAGGAGCGCGAGGCCAAGAAGGTCGTCGATAAGCTTGCTGCGTCGAAGTACCGCGGTTCGGTGGTCGATCCGCTGACTACGGTGATCAATGCGAACGGCCCGCAGAACGCCATCGACCGTTCTGCCTACATGTCTGCGTATGTACGCAAGGCTCAGGAGGCGCTCGATACCCAGCGTGAGAAGTCTGCGGAAGCTGGTCGACTCTTGGATGAGGCTGCGCGTCTCGAAGCCGAGTCTCAGTTCCAGTTCAACGAGCTGGAGGCGAAGCGGACGCAGCTGGAGAAGCGCGACGAAGAGTTGAAAAAGCGCATCGAGGAGATCAAGAAGTCGATCGATAGCCTCAGCCCAGATGATCGTAGCGCATGGGAAAATAAGAACGGGCCAGTGAGCCACGACCTTGCCGGCATTACCTCCACCAATGCTGAGGGCATGAAGGCGCTCGAAGCTGCGATGACCAAGATCGGTGCGCCGTACGGTTGGGGCGCTGCAGGGCCGAACCAGTTTGACTGCTCCGGGTTGGTTGTGTGGTCCTACGCGCAGCAGGGCAAGTCGCTGCCGCGTACCTCGCAAGCGCAAATGGCAGGTGGCATGCCGGTGAGCCGAGGGGACCTGCAGCCGGGCGATGTGGTTGGTTTTTACCCAGGTGCCACGCACGTGGGAATCTACGCCGGTGACGGCAAGATCGTGCACGCGTCTGACTACGGCATTCCGCTCCAGGTAGTCAACATGGATTCGATGCCGTTCTATGGAGCGCGCCGCTACTAG
- a CDS encoding glycosyltransferase family 4 protein, with amino-acid sequence MPKVLVVTNDFPPTVGGIQSYVRDFLAQLPPEDVVVFASTQDAPAAQHWDEQAPYRVVRWPHSVMLPTPGVARTMQRLIAEHDIHTVWFGAAAPLALLAPQARAAGARRVVASTHGHEVGWSMIPGGRIALRRIGSHCDVVTYISNYTLSRLRKPFGADTTWARLPSGVDARAYRRPQPADLARTRAHFDLGPGLIVTCVSRLVPRKGQDTLIRVWPSVAQKYPDARLVIVGEGSYGKTLRRSAEGVPGVVFTGRVSDEDRQALLETSDVFAMPVRTRGGGLDVEGLGIVFLEAQAAGVPVIAGDSGGAPETVTAETGVVVDGHNDDALIAALLKLLADPELRAAMGEAGKRHVVSEWTWEQLGAEFRRVLFG; translated from the coding sequence ATGCCGAAAGTTCTTGTTGTCACGAATGATTTCCCGCCCACTGTCGGCGGGATTCAGTCGTATGTTCGTGATTTCCTCGCTCAGCTGCCGCCTGAAGATGTCGTCGTCTTCGCCTCGACCCAAGACGCGCCAGCTGCGCAGCACTGGGATGAGCAAGCTCCTTATCGAGTCGTGCGCTGGCCGCATTCGGTCATGTTGCCGACTCCCGGCGTCGCCCGCACGATGCAGCGCCTGATCGCCGAGCATGATATTCACACCGTGTGGTTTGGTGCGGCCGCGCCGCTCGCACTGTTAGCACCGCAGGCCCGTGCTGCGGGTGCGCGTCGAGTTGTGGCCTCCACCCATGGTCATGAGGTCGGTTGGTCAATGATCCCGGGAGGCCGCATAGCGCTGCGTCGCATCGGCTCGCACTGCGATGTTGTCACCTACATCTCGAACTACACCCTCAGCCGCCTCCGCAAGCCCTTTGGTGCCGACACCACGTGGGCTCGGCTGCCCTCCGGCGTGGATGCCCGCGCTTATCGACGCCCCCAGCCCGCCGACCTCGCCCGCACCCGCGCACACTTCGACCTGGGACCGGGCTTAATCGTGACGTGTGTGTCTCGACTGGTGCCACGCAAGGGACAGGACACGTTGATCCGGGTGTGGCCGTCGGTGGCGCAGAAGTACCCGGATGCGCGGCTGGTGATCGTGGGGGAAGGTTCATACGGAAAAACACTGCGTAGGAGCGCGGAGGGCGTTCCTGGTGTGGTGTTCACTGGGCGGGTGTCGGATGAGGATCGTCAAGCGTTGCTCGAGACCAGCGATGTCTTTGCTATGCCGGTGCGTACCCGCGGTGGCGGGTTGGACGTGGAAGGGCTGGGGATCGTATTCCTGGAGGCTCAAGCCGCAGGCGTGCCGGTGATTGCGGGCGATTCGGGTGGGGCTCCGGAAACGGTCACGGCGGAGACTGGTGTTGTCGTCGACGGCCACAATGATGATGCATTAATCGCGGCCTTGCTCAAGCTGTTGGCAGACCCAGAGTTGCGGGCGGCAATGGGGGAGGCTGGAAAGCGCCATGTCGTGAGCGAATGGACATGGGAGCAACTCGGCGCGGAATTTCGGCGGGTGCTTTTTGGTTAG
- a CDS encoding ROK family protein, giving the protein MSETTAPVTIGFDIGGTNLRAAAVTESGQIVGRLQVQSQGTADSMEDAVVSMTDQLMEQHDVRGMGIAVAGFLDEHREKVRFAPHLPWRDAPLRSRLAARLPIPVSLEHDANSAAIGEAAFGAGREKRTWVLMSIGTGIGAALMHEGEIYRGAFGTAPELGHLPVVPGGRPCPCGKRGCLERYCSGTALAATAQEIAVAEGAPEQLWTGESVIEAARAGNCIGERAIAEFAEWFAVGLSMVVDMFDPELVVIGGGVAKNHDLFLVDGVDKARSLVVGAGHRPFPTVLPAQLGADAGMIGAAEVAWRQLRETQQ; this is encoded by the coding sequence ATGTCGGAAACCACCGCCCCTGTGACAATTGGTTTTGATATCGGCGGTACCAATCTTCGGGCCGCGGCGGTAACGGAGTCGGGACAGATCGTCGGTCGCTTGCAGGTGCAATCGCAGGGAACAGCTGACAGCATGGAAGATGCTGTGGTGTCGATGACCGATCAGCTCATGGAGCAGCATGACGTGCGCGGCATGGGAATTGCCGTCGCCGGGTTTCTCGATGAACACCGGGAAAAAGTGCGCTTCGCGCCCCACCTGCCGTGGCGTGACGCACCACTGCGCAGCCGACTGGCCGCGCGATTGCCAATACCGGTGTCCCTGGAGCACGACGCAAACTCGGCGGCCATCGGTGAGGCCGCCTTCGGAGCGGGGCGTGAGAAGCGCACCTGGGTGCTGATGTCCATCGGCACTGGAATTGGGGCAGCGCTCATGCACGAAGGGGAGATCTACCGCGGTGCATTCGGTACTGCGCCGGAGCTCGGCCACCTTCCTGTCGTTCCGGGCGGTCGCCCATGCCCGTGCGGCAAGAGAGGCTGCCTCGAGCGCTACTGCTCCGGGACGGCACTGGCGGCGACCGCTCAAGAGATCGCTGTGGCCGAGGGGGCGCCCGAGCAACTGTGGACCGGCGAAAGCGTCATTGAGGCAGCACGGGCCGGCAATTGTATCGGCGAGCGGGCGATTGCTGAGTTTGCCGAGTGGTTTGCCGTGGGGCTGTCCATGGTAGTGGATATGTTTGACCCCGAGCTAGTGGTGATCGGGGGAGGAGTGGCTAAAAATCATGACCTTTTCTTGGTCGATGGCGTCGATAAGGCGCGCTCCTTGGTCGTGGGGGCCGGGCATCGGCCATTCCCCACGGTGCTTCCCGCGCAGCTGGGTGCGGATGCTGGCATGATCGGTGCAGCCGAGGTTGCGTGGCGGCAATTGCGCGAGACACAGCAGTGA
- a CDS encoding lysophospholipid acyltransferase family protein, giving the protein MQNKWYWALKNVFIGPLIRVYNRPTIEGLERIPAEGPVILASNHQAVMDSFYLPLLCPRQIQFPAKQEYFTGEGVVGKFQKWFFTSAGQIPIDRSSGDAAQSALNAGRAVVEKGNVLGFYPEGTRSPDGRIYRGKTGMARIAMATGTTVIPVAMIGTREANPIGSWIPRPVKVRIKIGEPIDPLEFARERSMDPHEYVTQRAFTDHIMALLSEMTGQPYVDMYGKDVKASLEAGHGYPPGARP; this is encoded by the coding sequence ATGCAAAACAAGTGGTACTGGGCGTTGAAGAATGTCTTCATTGGCCCCCTGATACGCGTATACAACCGGCCGACAATTGAAGGTCTCGAGCGTATTCCGGCAGAAGGTCCGGTCATTCTCGCCTCTAATCACCAGGCAGTAATGGACTCGTTCTATTTGCCACTGTTGTGCCCGCGTCAGATCCAGTTTCCTGCGAAACAGGAGTACTTCACTGGTGAAGGCGTGGTAGGAAAGTTCCAGAAGTGGTTCTTCACCAGCGCCGGGCAGATTCCCATCGATCGCAGTTCTGGCGATGCCGCGCAGTCGGCGCTAAACGCTGGTCGGGCAGTGGTGGAAAAGGGAAACGTCCTCGGCTTTTACCCAGAGGGCACGCGCTCGCCAGATGGACGTATTTACCGCGGAAAAACCGGCATGGCTCGCATTGCCATGGCAACCGGCACCACGGTCATCCCTGTGGCAATGATCGGCACCCGTGAGGCGAACCCGATCGGCTCGTGGATTCCTCGCCCGGTAAAGGTGCGGATCAAGATCGGCGAGCCTATCGATCCACTCGAGTTTGCTCGCGAGCGCAGTATGGATCCGCATGAATACGTCACACAGCGTGCCTTCACCGATCACATCATGGCTCTACTGTCTGAAATGACTGGTCAGCCGTATGTCGACATGTATGGCAAGGACGTAAAGGCATCCCTGGAAGCAGGCCATGGCTACCCACCGGGGGCACGTCCTTAA